In Vicugna pacos chromosome 10, VicPac4, whole genome shotgun sequence, the following proteins share a genomic window:
- the LOC107034529 gene encoding olfactory receptor 5B12-like codes for MTPMQNRTEMTEFILLGITDDPGLQIPLSLVFTLVYLITLLGNLGVITLILLDSHLHTPMYFFLSNLSLADFGYSTAVTPKVMAGFLIGDKVISYNACAAQLFFFAFFVVVEIVLLNSMAYDRYAAVCKPLHYTSIMTTSLCLCLIICSYVLGFLEASLNTWNIFNLSFCRSNVIDDFFCDGPPLLALSCSDSYINEMVIFFVVGFNALFSVLVILISYLFIFITILRMRSSEGRQKAFSTCASHLTAVSVFYGTGVFMYLQPSSSHSMDTDKLASVFYAIIVPMLNPLVYSLRNKEVKSAFKKAVRKAKSSIRFRF; via the coding sequence ATGACCCCAATGCAGAATCGTACAGAGATGACTGAATTCATTCTTCTTGGGATAACTGATGACCCAGGACTGCAGATCCCACTCTCTCTGGTGTTCACTCTCGTCTACCTCATCACTCTGCTTGGGAACTTGGGGGTGATCACATTGATCCTGCTGGACTCTCATCTCCACActcccatgtacttcttcctcagtAACCTGTCTCTGGCGGACTTTGGTTACTCCACAGCTGTCACTCCCAAAGTGATGGCTGGATTCCTTATAGGAGACAAGGTCATCTCCTACAATGCGTGTGCTGCTCAGTTGTTCTTTTTTGCATTCTTTGTTGTTGTGGAAATTGTTCTCTTGAACTCCATGGCCTATGACCGTTATGCAGCAGTGTGTAAACCACTACATTACACCAGCATCATGACAACAAGCTTGTGTTTGTGTCTGATCATATGTTCCTATGTCCTTGGTTTTCTGGAGGCGTCTCTGAACACATGGAACATATTCAATCTCTCTTTCTGTAGATCCAATGTGATTGATGATTTTTTCTGTGATGGCCCTCCTCTCCTGGCTCTCTCATGCTCAGACAGCTACATCAATGAGATGGTTATATTTTTTGTGGTGGGTTTCAATGCCCTCTTTTCTGTCCTGGTCATCCTGATCTCCTATCTGTTTATATTTATCACCATTCTGAGGATGCGCTCATCTGAAGGACGCCAGAAGGCTTTTTCCACCTGTGCTTCCCACCTCACTGCCGTCTCTGTCTTCTATGGGACAGGTGTCTTCATGTACTTGCAGCCCAGCTCCAGCCATTCCATGGACACAGACAAATTGGCATCTGTGTTCTATGCCATCATTGTTCCCATGCTGAACCCACTGGTCTACAGCCTGAGGAACAAAGAGGTCAAGAGTGCCTTTAAAAAGGCTGTGAGGAAGGCAAAGTCTTCAATAAGATTtagattttaa
- the LOC102531286 gene encoding olfactory receptor 5B12-like, protein MISVENRTELTEFILVGITDDPGLQIPLSLVFTLVYLITLLGNLGVITLILLDSRLHTPMYFFLSNLSLADFGYSTAVTPKVMAGFLIGDKVISYNACAAQLFFFAFFVVVEIVLLNSMAYDRYAAVCKPLHYTSIMTTSLCLCLIICSYVLGLLEASVHTWNIFNLSFCRSNVIDDFFCDGPPLLALSCSDSYINEMVIFFVVGFNALFSALVILISYLFIFITILRMRSSEGRQKAFSTCASHLTAVSVFYGTGVFMYLQPSSSHSMDTDKLASVFYAIIVPMLNPLVYSLRNKEIKSAFKKAVGKAKFSVRFIF, encoded by the coding sequence ATGATCTCAGTGGAGAATCGTACAGAGCTGACTGAATTCATTCTTGTTGGGATAACTGATGACCCAGGACTGCAGATCCCACTCTCTCTGGTGTTCACTCTCGTCTACCTCATCACTCTGCTTGGGAACTTGGGGGTGATCACATTGATCCTGCTGGACTCTCGTCTCCACActcccatgtacttcttcctcagtAACCTGTCTCTGGCGGACTTTGGTTACTCCACAGCTGTCACTCCCAAAGTGATGGCTGGATTCCTTATAGGAGACAAGGTCATCTCCTACAATGCGTGTGCTGCTCAGTTGTTCTTTTTTGCATTCTTTGTTGTTGTGGAAATTGTTCTCTTGAACTCCATGGCCTATGACCGTTATGCAGCAGTGTGTAAACCACTACATTACACCAGCATCATGACAACAAGCTTGTGTTTGTGTCTGATCATATGTTCCTATGTCCTTGGTCTTCTGGAGGCCTCTGTGCACACGTGGAACATATTCAATCTCTCTTTCTGTAGATCCAATGTGATTGATGATTTTTTCTGTGATGGCCCTCCTCTCCTGGCTCTCTCATGCTCAGACAGCTACATCAATGAGATGGTTATATTTTTTGTGGTGGGTTTCAATGCCCTCTTTTCTGCCCTGGTCATCCTGATCTCCTATCTGTTTATATTTATCACCATTCTGAGGATGCGCTCATCTGAAGGACGCCAGAAGGCTTTTTCCACCTGTGCTTCCCACCTCACTGCCGTCTCTGTCTTCTATGGGACAGGTGTCTTCATGTACTTGCAGCCCAGCTCCAGCCATTCCATGGACACAGACAAATTGGCATCTGTGTTCTATGCCATCATTGTTCCCATGCTGAACCCACTGGTCTACAGCCTGAGGAACAAAGAGATCAAGAGTGCCTTTAAAAAGGCTGTGGGGAAGGCAAAGTTTTCTGTAAGATTCATATTTTAA
- the LOC102535866 gene encoding olfactory receptor 5B12-like has translation MISVENRTELTEFILVGITDDPGLQIPLSLVFTLVCLITLLGNLGVITLILLDSRLHTPMYFILSNLSLVDFGYSTAVTPKVMAGFLIGDKVISYNACAAQLFFFAFFVVVEIVLLNSMAYDRYAAVCKPLHYTSIMTTSLCLCLIICSYVLGFLEASVHTWNIFNLSFCRSNVIDDFFCDGPPLLALSCSDSYINEMVIFYVVGFNALFSVLVILISYLFIFITILRMCSSEGRQKAFSTCASHLTAVSVFYGTGVFMYLQPSSSHSMDTDKLASVFYAIIVPMLNPLVYSLRNKEIKSAFKKAVGKAKFSVRFIF, from the coding sequence ATGATCTCAGTGGAGAATCGTACAGAGCTGACTGAATTCATTCTTGTTGGGATAACTGATGACCCAGGACTGCAGATCCCACTCTCTCTGGTGTTCACTCTCGTCTGCCTCATCACTCTGCTTGGGAACTTGGGGGTGATCACATTGATCCTGCTGGACTCTCGTCTCCACACTCCCATGTACTTCATCCTCAGTAACCTGTCTCTGGTGGACTTTGGTTACTCCACAGCTGTCACTCCCAAAGTGATGGCTGGATTCCTTATAGGAGACAAGGTTATCTCCTACAATGCGTGTGCTGCTCAGTTGTTCTTTTTTGCATTCTTTGTTGTTGTGGAAATTGTTCTCTTGAACTCCATGGCCTATGACCGTTATGCAGCAGTGTGTAAACCACTACATTACACCAGCATCATGACAACAAGCTTGTGTTTGTGTCTGATCATATGTTCCTATGTCCTTGGTTTTCTGGAGGCCTCTGTGCACACGTGGAACATATTCAATCTCTCTTTCTGTAGATCCAATGTGATTGATGATTTTTTCTGTGATGGCCCTCCTCTCCTGGCTCTCTCATGCTCAGACAGCTACATCAATGAGATGGTTATATTTTATGTGGTGGGTTTCAATGCCCTCTTTTCTGTCCTAGTCATCCTGATCTCCTATCTGTTTATATTTATCACCATTCTGAGGATGTGCTCATCTGAAGGACGCCAGAAGGCTTTTTCCACCTGTGCTTCCCACCTCACTGCCGTCTCTGTCTTCTATGGGACAGGTGTCTTCATGTACTTGCAGCCCAGCTCCAGCCATTCCATGGACACAGACAAATTGGCATCTGTGTTCTATGCCATCATTGTTCCCATGCTGAACCCACTGGTCTACAGCCTGAGGAACAAAGAGATCAAGAGTGCCTTTAAAAAGGCTGTGGGGAAGGCTAAGTTTTCTGTAAGATTCATATTTTAA